From Triticum aestivum cultivar Chinese Spring chromosome 4A, IWGSC CS RefSeq v2.1, whole genome shotgun sequence, a single genomic window includes:
- the LOC123087964 gene encoding UDP-glycosyltransferase 91C1 has product MEMAAAAAGAGAGRLEVVVFPWLAFGHMIPFLELSKRLAARGHAVAFVSTPRNLARLPPMPAHLSARIRFVALPLPAVEGLPEGAEATSDLPPDKVELLKKAMDGLAGPLASFLADAVAAGRRPDWVILDFCHHWVPPVADQHKVPCAAFLIFHAACMAFIGPRWANDDAYPRTKPEDFTVPPKWIPFPSTTVFLHHEARRMLADNFGENASGRSDTDRLWDVFERCCLTIHRSCRELEPRMFTLLSDLLRKPAVPAGILLPEAVEDRDQDHRQSSSGGVLRWLDDQPPKSVLYVALGSEAPLTLENIHELALGLELAGVHFLWALRKPAGTNNEQELLPAGFEERMQDRRMVCTGWVPQVKVLGHGATAAFLTHCGWGSTIESFAFGLPLVMLPFLTDTPMIAREMAKRGIGVEVARDDSDGSFDRDGVAVNVRHVMVEDEGNVFATNAKKLKELVVDEARQEQYIHELEEHLRRYKDDRGSTSTS; this is encoded by the exons ATGGAAATGGCAGCGGCGGCTGCCGGCGCCGGTGCGGGCCGGCTGGAGGTGGTGGTCTTCCCGTGGCTGGCGTTCGGGCACATGATCCCTTTTCTGGAGCTCTCCAAGCGCCTCGCCGCAAGGGGCCACGCCGTCGCCTTCGTGTCAACCCCGCGGAACCTCGCCAGGCTGCCGCCCATGCCGGCGCACCTGTCTGCCCGCATCCGCTTCGTGGCGCTGCCGCTGCCGGCTGTGGAGGGCTTGCCGGAGGGCGCCGAGGCCACGTCTGACCTGCCGCCCGACAAGGtcgagctgctcaagaaggccatGGACGGCCTCGCCGGCCCGCTCGCGTCGTTCCTcgcggacgccgtcgccgccggcagGAGGCCCGACTGGGTCATCCTCGACTTCTGCCACCACTGGGTCCCGCCCGTCGCCGACCAGCACAAG GTGCCATGCGCGGCGTTCCTGATCTTCCATGCCGCCTGCATGGCCTTTATTGGGCCGCGGTGGGCGAACGACGACGCGTACCCACGCACGAAGCCAGAGGACTTCACCGTGCCACCAAAGTGGATCCCCTTCCCGTCCACCACCGTCTTCCTCCACCACGAGGCCCGGCGGATGCTCGCGGATAACTTCGGTGAGAACGCGTCAGGCAGGTCGGACACTGACCGTTTGTGGGACGTCTTCGAGCGTTGCTGCCTCACCATCCACCGGAGCTGTCGCGAGCTGGAGCCTCGCATGTTCACCCTCCTCTCTGATCTCTTGCGGAAGCCCGCCGTCCCCGCCGGGATCCTTCTACCGGAGGCGGTTGAGGACCGTGATCAAGACCACCGGCAGAGCAGCTCAGGTGGCGTCCTGCGTTGGCTCGACGACCAGCCTCCTAAGTCTGTCCTCTACGTCGCGCTGGGAAGCGAGGCGCCACTGACGCTAGAGAACATCCATGAACTCGCGCTCGGACTGGAGCTCGCCGGGGTGCACTTCCTTTGGGCGCTACGCAAGCCGGCCGGCACCAACAACGAGCAGGAGCTGTTGCCGGCCGGCTTCGAGGAGCGGATGCAGGACCGTCGGATGGTCTGCACAGGGTGGGTGCCGCAGGTGAAGGTACTCGGTCACGGCGCCACGGCCGCGTTCTTGACGCACTGCGGGTGGGGCTCCACCATTGAGAGCTTCGCCTTCGGGCTTCCGCTGGTCATGCTGCCTTTCCTCACCGACACGCCTATGATTGCACGGGAGATGGCGAAAAGAGGGATCGGTGTGGAGGTGGCGAGGGACGATAGCGATGGCTCGTTCGACAGGGACGGTGTCGCAGTGAACGTGCGGCATGTCATGGTGGAGGATGAAGGAAACGTGT TCGCAACCaacgccaagaagctgaaggagctTGTCGTGGACGAGGCGCGCCAGGAGCAGTACATCCACGAGCTAGAGGAGCACCTGAGACGCTACAAAGATGACAGGGGCAGTACATCGACGAGTTGA
- the LOC123087963 gene encoding ervatamin-B-like, whose product MELAKTIVLLLCLIGTAGGALGGFCIPPPRSAARTPRLATSVLTPTTPRPSLDWRARGAVTPIMFQGQIGSCWAISSVGAIEGLHKIQTGRLVRLSSQQIFDCSNKSMADSDLKAFDWVVRNGGVASEETYPYVGRVQDCKREKLHMISASIRRYKMDIRDELDLLVAVSYKPVSVRMWLDPPSFYNYTGGIFTGPCGKEAHGMLLVGYGALADGREYWILRNSYGVHWGDQGYFYVKRGAYHLPGLCGLAFLVAEPE is encoded by the exons ATGGAGCTGGCCAAGACCATTGTGCTTCTGCTGTGCCTCATAGGCACGGCGGGAGGCGCATTGGGAGGATTTTGCATCCCGCCACCGAGGTCGGCAGCCAGAACACCACGCTTAGCCACCAGTGTCCTTACTCCTACCACACCACGGCCGTCGCTTGACTGGCGTGCGCGTGGGGCTGTCACGCCGATCATGTTCCAGGGACAGATCG GTTCCTGCTGGGCTATATCGTCGGTGGGTGCCATTGAGGGGCTACACAAGATCCAAACGGGAAGGCTTGTCAGGCTGTCGAGCCAGCAGATATTCGACTGCTCCAACAAAAGTATGGCCGACTCGGACCTCAAGGCGTTCGACTGGGTTGTCCGCAACGGAGGCGTCGCCTCAGAGGAGACGTACCCGTACGTGGGGCGAGTCCAGGACTGCAAGCGGGAGAAGCTGCATATGATCTCCGCATCCATCAGAAGGTACAAGATGGACATCCGCGACGAGCTCGACCTCTTGGTCGCCGTCTCTTACAAGCCGGTGTCCGTCAGGATGTGGCTTGACCCACCAAGCTTCTACAACTACACTGGGGGCATCTTCACGGGACCATGCGGGAAGGAAGCCCATGGCATGTTGCTGGTGGGTTATGGTGCCCTTGCGGACGGCAGAGAATACTGGATCTTAAGAAATTCTTATGGCGTTCATTGGGGTGACCAGGGCTACTTCTACGTGAAACGTGGCGCCTACCATCTGCCAGGCCTCTGCGGCCTTGCTTTTCTGGTTGCAGAACCCGAATAG